A window of Parambassis ranga chromosome 10, fParRan2.1, whole genome shotgun sequence contains these coding sequences:
- the lingo2 gene encoding leucine-rich repeat and immunoglobulin-like domain-containing nogo receptor-interacting protein 2: MVDCMSKVMLHTVVSCWQPFLGLALVAVFVGSTLGCPSRCECSAQSKAVVCHRKRMPTIPDGIPTETRILDLSKNKLTMINPDDFLAFPGLEELDLSGNIISYVEPGAFNALFNMHLLSLKSNRIKLIPLGVFTGLANLTRLDISDNKIVILLDYMFQDLHNLKFLEVGDNDLVYISHRAFSGLLSLEILTLERCNLTVVPTEALSHLHNLVSLHLRYLSISTLHPYSFKKLFRLRHLEIDHWPSLDHVPANTLHGLNLTTLFITHTNLSSFPYQALKHLPYLTHLNLSYNHIRHIEGGMLMELVRLRELHIVGAQLATIELFAFQGLRGLKVLNVSHNRLDTLEKGVFQSPEALEVLLIDNNPLVCDCRLMWILQKRHSIFFGESQPECSTPEGIRGRPFKEFKETLLSYYVTCTKPKIRENKTQTVTVDEGQQAMLRCSAEGTPRPIVSWLSPRRRVLTGRSHGRVMVHNNGTLEIKSAEVQDSGVYLCIASNTAGNDTLMTSLAVKSLGSLYANRTQYYTDPSNTTANGTSSVIHGLDLKTILVSTAMGCFTFLGVVLFCFLLLFVWSRGKGKHKNNIDVEYVPRSKSNGTNVDSAEGQAGPRRFNMKMM; the protein is encoded by the coding sequence ATGGTTGACTGTATGAGCAAAGTCATGCTGCACACGGTCGTCTCATGCTGGCAGCCATTCCTTGGACTGGCCCTTGTGGCTGTCTTTGTGGGTTCTACCCTGGGATGTCCCTCCCGCTGTGAGTGCTCGGCGCAGAGCAAGGCTGTTGTATGTCATCGCAAGCGCATGCCCACCATTCCAGATGGCATCCCAACCGAGACCAGGATCCTGGACCTGAGTAAGAACAAGCTGACAATGATCAACCCTGATGACTTTCTTGCTTttccggggcttgaggaacttGACCTCAGTGGAAACATTATCAGCTATGTTGAGCCGGGGGCTTTTAATGCCCTGTTTAACATGCACTTGCTCAGTCTGAAAAGCAATCGCATCAAGCTGATTCCTCTGGGCGTTTTCACAGGTTTGGCAAATCTTACCCGACTGGATATAAGTGACAACAAGATCGTCATCCTCCTGGATTATATGTTTCAGGACTTGCACAATCTGAAGTTTTTGGAAGTGGGCGACAATGATCTGGTTTACATTTCTCACCGTGCATTCAGTGGACTTCTAAGCCTGGAGATACTAACCTTAGAGAGGTGCAACCTTACAGTTGTGCCCACTGAGGCCCTCTCTCACCTGCACAATCTGGTCAGCCTCCATTTACGATACCTCAGCATTAGCACTTTGCATCCCTACTCATTCAAAAAGCTGTTCCGGCTGCGTCATTTGGAAATCGATCATTGGCCATCACTAGACCATGTTCCAGCTAATACCCTGCATGGCCTCAACCTGACGACGCTGTTTATAACCcacaccaacctgtcctcctttCCTTACCAAGCTCTGAAGCATCTGCCCTACCTGACACACCTCAACCTGTCCTACAACCACATCAGGCACATTGAAGGAGGCATGCTGATGGAACTGGTTCGGTTGCGAGAGCTGCACATAGTTGGAGCTCAACTGGCCACCATTGAACTGTTTGCCTTCCAGGGCTTGCGTGGGCTTAAGGTCCTCAATGTTTCTCACAACCGCCTGGACACCCTAGAGAAGGGTGTTTTTCAGTCTCCTGAGGCTCTTGAGGTTCTGCTGATTGACAACAACCCCTTAGTGTGCGACTGTCGTCTGATGTGGATCCTACAGAAAAGGCACTCAATATTCTTTGGGGAATCACAACCAGAGTGCAGCACACCTGAGGGGATTCGTGGCCGGCCTTTTAAGGAGTTTAAAGAGACTCTCTTGTCTTATTATGTGACATGCACCAAGCCAAAAATCCGtgagaataaaacacaaacagttaCTGTGGATGAAGGCCAGCAGGCTATGTTGCGCTGTAGTGCTGAGGGGACACCAAGGCCCATTGTGTCCTGGCTGTCCCCGCGTCGACgagtgctgacaggaaggagcCACGGTCGAGTAATGGTCCACAACAATGGTACACTTGAGATCAAGTCCGCCGAGGTGCAAGACAGCGGAGTGTATCTTTGCATTGCCTCCAACACTGCTGGGAATGACACCCTGATGACTTCACTGGCAGTGAAAAGTCTGGGATCACTGTACGCTAACAGGACCCAGTACTACACAGATCCCAGCAATACCACTGCCAACGGGACGAGCAGCGTGATCCACGGTTTGGACCTTAAGACTATTTTAGTGTCAACAGCTATGGGTTGCTTCACCTTCCTGGGAGTggtcttgttttgtttcttgcTCCTTTTCGTTTGGagcagaggaaaaggaaaacataaaaacaacatagACGTTGAGTATGTGCCTCGGTCGAAGTCTAATGGCACTAATGTGGACTCAGCAGAGGGACAAGCAGGTCCTCGCCGCTTCAACATGAAAATGATGTGA